In the genome of Cercospora beticola chromosome 2, complete sequence, one region contains:
- a CDS encoding uncharacterized protein (CAZy:GH16): MSRRLGGLVSTALLVATSLAQTFTDCNPNNSSCGPDPALGTTFSEEYNKTYNEFDPRFWNVTAGKQLISFGEEGAELALNKEGESITVKSNFYIFWGQVEILFKAAQGNGIISTVITLSDNLDEIDWEIKGGNHTSASNNYYGWGNLTQFNSEYPAMNPGPQDDFHNYTIDWTKERIQLFVNGDMVRNIPAGVAGEYPQTPSRVQFGVWCGGCSDQPGTVEWAGGKPTWDEGPYVMKVKSLRITDGTTNATEYSYGDHSGKWESIKIVDGQSEAYKEMNKLSTYEKAQKHWEGLSTGAKIGIACGVLGVFLICTIAFAFYCMKQRKEGRAEALLQEKEWDAHNAELMEYRTMMAKGNFAVSRQSVMMEALQEPKQSRLARLSGRF, translated from the exons ATGTCTCGCCGTCTTGGGGGCCTGGTCAGCACCGCGCTGCTTGTCGCAACTTCCCTGGCGCAGACCTTCACGGACTGCAATCCCAACAACTCATCATGTGGTCCCGATCCAGCATTGGGCACGACGTTCTCCGAGGAATACAACAAGACGTACAATGAGTTCGATCCGCGCTTCTGGAACGTCACGGCGGGCAAGCAGCTCATCTCGTTTGGCGAAGAGGGAGCGGAGCTTGCATTGAACAAAGAAGGAGAATCAATTACTGTCAAGTCGAATTTCTACATCTTCTGGGGACAAGTCGAGATCTTGTTCAAGGCGGCGCAGGGCAATGGCATTATTAGCACAGTCATTACTCTTAGTGACAACCTGGACGAAATCGATTGGGAGATAAAAGGCGGCAACCACACAAGCGCATCGAACAACTACTATGGATGGGGAAATCTCACGCAGTTCAACTCAGAGTACCCTGCGATGAATCCAGGACCTCAAGATGACTTCCACAACTACACGATTGACTGGACGAAGGAAAGGATTCAGCTATTCGTCAATGGCGACATGGTGAGGAACATTCCCGCTGGTGTGGCAGGCGAATACCCACAAACACCCAGTCGTGTCCAATTTGGTGTATGGTGTGGCGGGTGCTCCGACCAGCCTGGCACAGTTGAATGGGCTGGCGGAAAGCCCACCTGGGACGAAGG CCCGTACGTGATGAAGGTCAAATCACTTCGCATCACAGATGGAACTACCAATGCCACCGAATACAGCTACGGCGATCACAGCGGCAAATGGGAAAGCATCAAAATCGTCGATGGCCAATCCGAAGCCTACAAAGAAATGAACAAGCTCAGCACCTACGAGAAAGCTCAGAAACATTGGGAAGGTCTCTCAACAGGGGCCAAAATCGGCATTGCTTGCGGTGTGCTCGgcgtcttcctcatctgcaCAATCGCTTTCGCATTCTACTGCATGAAGCAACGGAAAGAAGGTCGCGCAGAAGCTCTTTTGCAAGAGAAAGAATGGGATGCGCATAATGCCGAATTGATGGAATATCGCACCATGATGGCGAAAGGCAATTTTGCTGTCTCGAGACAGAGCGTCATGATGGAAGCACTACAGGAGCCTAAGCAGAGTCGGTTGGCGAGGTTGAGTGGGAGGTTCTAG